The sequence TGCCACTTGACCACAGACGTTCAAGGACCAACGTGACACCCACAACGAATATGATGCCCATCAGGTCGAACAGTGGGACCAGGTATCGTGCATCGAACAGGAGGGCAGTTGCAGGCATGGTGAGGTGATAGAGCAGGAAGAATGATGATGCGAGGATGGTCTCGTAGGGTCTTCCTTTCAGGACAGGGAAAACGGCCACAACAATGGCGACATCGATATAGAAGAGTTCTCCCGTAAGCCACGCGAGCCACCATCCGGTCCAGAGCTGATATGCCTGCTCGTCGGGAATGAACCGAAGCTTCGCGTAGTATGAGTCTGGCAGTGGCAGCCCTGTCACGTTGAGGCAGTGCAGTGTCCACGGCAGTGCAATCAGCCCTGCGAGTATGAACATCGAAAACAACCACCCACTGCGCCTGAGCGTCAGTTGTCTCTTCCGGAGGACTTGAAGGACTCTGACGGGAAAGCAGAGTGCAACTATGAGCACGAACTCCGGTCTGCACAGGTAGGCAAGTCCTGCGACGATGCCGAGTAGTGGGTCGTAGCGTTGTTCGAGCCGGGGTAACCAGAGTAGGGCGAGGAGGAGGAAGAACATGGCCAGCGGGGTCTCCATGCCTGAGAGCATCAGACCGGTGTTACGAGGAGTAATCACGAACACGACCTGTCCAACCAGCCCCACTTCCCATCTACCAGTATGCTGTCTTACCAGTTCACCCACCAGGAATGTGTCCAGCACGTAGAGAGCTGCAGAGATGAATGTCACGGCAGCCACCACGGTTTCCATTTCGTAGCCCAGTATGAAGATGGGCGACAGCAGTACAGACCACAGAGGAGCAGAACTGCCGGTGCTGGGAATGCCTCCCGAGTACTCCCACGGATATCCCTCGAAGATTGTCCTTGCGTACTGAACGTGAATCCACGAGTCATCGAAAGAGAAGCCGTAGACCCCCCATCCCGCGTTGACTGCCATACAGTGCAACACGGTCAATAGGGTCAGCAAGAGAACAAACAGAAGACCGGAAGCGGCAGAGGGTGGCCGTTGCTTCAAGGCCAGCGTGAGCACCCTTCTGGTCAGGCCGTGGATAGTCTTCTGTGTGTCCGTGTTGGTGGCAGTCCCGGATTGGTCCTCAGCAGCACTTCCGTCCACATTTCCCGCCGGTAGCAGCTGCTCATTCAGTGCACCATAAACCTGTCGCCGAGTGAGTCGTACGGAGGTCGCGTTGTCTTAGCGACAACTGCTCTGCATGAGGCCGTAGACAGGAACCGATAACCCTGTGCGTGCCTCTCTCTGTATGCGTTCGAGATCCTTTGTAATCTCCATCGCGGCCCTCTTGCCTTCCTGGTGCGGCAGTCTTCTGGCAAGAGTTAGGGCGTACTTGATGTACGATACCGCGTCATCGTTTCTCCCCTGCGAATAGTAGACTCTCGACAGGTTCCATGCTGCCAGTATGTTATCGCGGTCAACTCGTAGTGCGTCACGGAGGAGCGTCTCTGCTCGCGAATAGTCTTCTCTGGCAAAGGCCTTGATTCCAAGTGACGTCATTCGCTGCGACCACGCAGTGAGCGAGCTTTGAGACAG is a genomic window of Candidatus Thorarchaeota archaeon containing:
- a CDS encoding tetratricopeptide repeat protein; amino-acid sequence: MTSLGIKAFAREDYSRAETLLRDALRVDRDNILAAWNLSRVYYSQGRNDDAVSYIKYALTLARRLPHQEGKRAAMEITKDLERIQREARTGLSVPVYGLMQSSCR